In the Gossypium arboreum isolate Shixiya-1 chromosome 10, ASM2569848v2, whole genome shotgun sequence genome, one interval contains:
- the LOC108489653 gene encoding monodehydroascorbate reductase 4, peroxisomal-like, with translation MGRAFVYVILGGGVAAGYAALEFTRKGVSPGELCIISEEPVAPYERPALSKGFLLPESPARLPSFHTCVGANEERLTPKWYKEHGIELVLGTRVKSVDVRRKKLLTATGETISYKILLIATGARALKLEEFGVDGSEAENVCYLRDLADANGLVNVMQSCSSGNAVVIGGGYIGMECAASLAINKINVTLVFPEVHCMARLFTPKIASYYEEYYQSKGVKFVKGTVLTSFEFDSSGKVMAVNLRDGSQLPADLVVVGIGIRPNTSLFEGQLTLEKGGIKVNGKMQTSNDSVYAVGDVAAFPVKLFGETRRLEHVDSARKSAKHAVAAIMEPKKSGEFDYLPFFYSRVFGLSWQFYGDNVGEAVHFGDYSSGTFGAYWISKGHLVGSFLEGGTKEEYEAIAKATSLKPPVEDLAELGQQGLNFALTISKKPPPALPIEVSRSTSGLVLEKPVYAWHAAAGLVLTASIAGFAYWYGRRRRRW, from the exons ATGGGAAGAGCGTTTGTGTATGTAATTCTTGGAGGGGGTGTAGCAGCTGGATATGCAGCTCTTGAATTTACGAGAAAAGGGGTTTCTCCTGGTGAACTTTGCATTATTTCTGAAGAACCT GTTGCCCCATACGAGAGGCCTGCTTTAAGCAAAGGCTTTTTACTTCCCGAAT CTCCTGCACGCCTTCCATCATTTCACACATGCGTTGGTGCTAATGAGGAAAGGTTAACTCCTAAATGGTACAAGGAACATG GGATTGAATTAGTCCTTGGAACTCGAGTTAAGTCTGTTGATGTCAGACGTAAGAAGCTATTGACAGCAACTGGAGAGACGATAAGTTACAAGATCCTTCTCATTGCCACAGGAGCTCGG GCTTTGAAGCTTGAAGAATTTGGAGTGGATGGATCAGAAGCTGAAAATGTATGTTACTTACGAGATTTAGCAGATGCAAACGGTCTTGTTAATGTGATGCAATCTTGTTCCAGTGGAAACGCTGTAGTAATTGGTGGTGGGTACATTGGAATGGAATGCGCGGCATCTTTGGCaatcaataaaataaatgtaaCCTTGGTTTTTCCCGAAGTACATTGTA TGGCTCGTTTGTTTACACCGAAGATTGCAAGCTACTACGAGGAATATTATCAATCTAAAGGAGTTAAGTTCGTCAAAGGAACTGTCTTGACGTCGTTTGAATTTGATTCTAGTGGAAAG GTTATGGCTGTTAATCTTAGAGATGGAAGTCAGCTACCTGCAGACTTGGTCGTGGTTGGAATCGGAATACGCCCAAACACGAGCCTTTTTGAAGGCCAACTAACACTTGAAAAAGGTGGGATCAAGGTGAATGGGAAGATGCAAACAAGCAACGACTCAGTTTATGCGGTTGGAGATGTTGCAGCATTTCCAGTCAAACTATTTGGTGAAACTCGCAGACTGGAGCATGTTGATTCAGCCCGAAAATCTGCTAAACATGCTGTTGCTGCAATAATGGAACCCAAGAAATCAGGCGAGTTTGACTACCTTCCATTCTTCTATTCCAGAGTCTTTGGATTGTCTTGGCAGTTTTACGGGGACAATGTAGGAGAGGCAGTACATTTCGGGGATTACTCGAGTGGTACCTTTGGGGCTTACTGGATAAGCAAGGGTCATCTTGTTGGGTCTTTCCTTGAAGGGGGAACCAAAGAGGAGTACGAAGCCATAGCGAAAGCCACAAGTCTCAAACCACCGGTTGAAGATCTGGCTGAGTTGGGACAGCAGGGCCTAAACTTCGCATTGACAATTAGCAAGAAACCACCGCCGGCACTACCCATTGAAGTCAGCCGTTCTACTTCTGGCCTTGTTTTGGAAAAACCGGTGTATGCTTGGCATGCAGCAGCGGGACTTGTTCTGACAGCATCGATAGCTGGATTTGCATATTGGTACGGGAGGAGACGTCGAAGGTGGTGA